AGGAGGTAATTTAATGAGCAGAAAAAAATTTTATTTAATGGTATTGATTTTAGTTTCTTTATTTTTTAGTAGTTGTGCTATTATTGGTACACCAGTTTTGGATTCAATCGAAACGGTTGACCAGGTAGATCTGGAACGATATACAGGAGTCTGGTATGAGATTGCCAGTCTGCCAACTACTTTTGCTAAAAATTTAGTATGTGTTACTGCGACTTACACAATTATGGAGGATGGTAAAGTAGAAGTACTCAATCAGGGATACAAAGGATCAACAGATGGAAAGTTAAGCAGCATAACCGGAACTGCATGGGTACCCAACCCTGAAGAACCGGGACAGTTAAAAGTCAGATTTTTCCCGATTATTCCCCCCAGCCAATATAATATTATAGTTTTGGACGAAGAGGAATATTCTTATGCTATGGTTACCGGAAAGAATTATAATTACTTGTGGATTCTATCCAGAACACCGCAAATGGAATCAGAGACTTATGATATGCTAATTCAAAAAGCAGAGGACTGGGGTTTTGATGTAGCTCAAATTAAAGTAACACCCCAAACTTGTTGGTAAGGGAATTGTAAAAATTAGGGAACTGAATATATATATTCAGTTCCCTAATTTCTCAATAATTATGAAAAATTTTCTAAAACTATTTTCCCTTAGCTAATTCGGAAGTACAATTAGGGCAGCGTGTTGCTTTAACAGGTATCAAAGTAAAGCAGTGAGGGCATTCCTTGGTTGATGGTGGTGGTACTTCTTCTTTCTTCTTCATGCTGTTTACTTTGCGAATAACCAGGAAGATAGCTAATGCAATAATTAAAAAACTTATGATAGTATTAATAAATAAACCATAATTCATTGTAACTGCACCGGCTTCCTGTGCCTCAGCTACAGTAAGATAAGGACCGGGTGTAGTACCTTGCTTAAGCAAGATAAAGAGATTACTGAAGTCTATTCCTCCTAACAGAAGCCCGATAGGTGGCATAATTACATCCTTAACAAAAGAGGTGATTATTGAACCGAAGGCAGCTCCGATAACAATTCCCACTGCCATGTCCAGGACATTTCCCCGCATAATAAATTTTTTAAATTCATCTAACATTACAAATTCCTCCTTAAAACTAAATTTGCTTATATTAATGGTATTTCAATAGTTAAGTATAAAGATTTTAGTTTTTATTATATTTTAAGATAGATAAGTTCTTATTCCATATTCACTTACTCCTTTTCTTTGGTAGATTTCGGAAACCAGGGAAAGAATTTTGATGTTTCCCGGGCATATTCCTGAAATTTAGGATTATCGGCAAATTTCTTTTCCAGCATAGGAACACCGGAAACAAAGAGTAAAAGCAGGGTAATAGTCAACGGGCTGATGACTAACCAAAAACCCCTTGGTAATGACAAAGCAATTATGTAGATTCCCCACCACATAGTTGCTTCTCCAAAGTAGTTTGGGTGGCGGGTATATTTCCATAACCCGTATTTCATAATATTCCCTTTGTTTTTCGGTTTTTTGATAAATTGGGCTAATTGGTAGTCACCCACTGATTCAAACAGGAAACCTGTAATCCAGATTATAGTGCCCAGGTAATCCAAAAGTTGCAAACCTTGCTGTTGAGAGTGATTTATAAGTATAACAGGGGAAGAGATAATCAGCAAAAATAATCCCTGTAACATGAAAATCTGAAAAAAACCACGAATGTAAATCCATTTCCCCCATTCTCTTCTCCATTTGGCATATCTAAAATCCTCTGGTTTTCCCCAGTTTCGTTTTAAAATATAATAAGATAAACGGGAACCCCAGGTAATTACAAGTACACTTACAAGTATGCTTCTGGCAGTAATAACTTCTGAAAAAAAGAAAGTAAAGAGAGTTACAAGTATAAAACCAAAACCCCAGCCGATATCTACTATGGAATTATTCTTTATAATTTGTGCAGTTATAAAGAAAATAGTGAAATAAATAAAAATGAGTACAGCAGATGGAAAAAAGATAGATAACATACATTACCTCCTATCTATCTAATAGAAAAAGTAAATTATGGTATAATTTTATTCTTCACTCATAAAACCCACTGCAACAGCACCTTTTCCTGAAGCCATTGCAACGACAGATGAAACTTCTTCAATGTATTGTGGTTCTTTTTGCAATATTGTTAGCAGGGATTTCCGGTATTGCTCTGCCAGTTTTGGCGCCTGGGAATGGACAATACAATAACGCGTAATGGGATTTTTCTGATTATTTTCCTGGATGATGTTTAATATTTTATTAAAATTAGCCTTACGGCTGAAAGCCTTGGCAAAGGCAATGCCATTTCCTTCTTCATCCAATGAGATGATGGGTTTTAAGTTTAATATTTTTGCAAGGTTTCCCTTAAAAGGGCTTACCCTGCCGGATTGAACCATATACTTAAAATTAGAAACACTAACCATAATTTTAACCTTGGGTATCAAGTCATGGATTTTTTCTATAATTGCATCATGGCCCAATCCAGTATCAATAAGCTCAGCAGTTTTCTGGACTAATAATCCCTGGGCGGCAGAATTTAATTTAGAATCAATAACATCTATATTATAACCAGTTTCCCGTAATTTTCCCGCTGCCTGAAAAACTGAGTTAATAGTGCCGCTGATTTTTCCGGAGACCATTAATGCAATCACAGAATCATAATAAGAGCTGAGGTATTGTAAAAGTCCTTCGACAACTTTTACGCCTGGTTGAGAGCTGGTTGGAAAATTATTAGTTTTTTCAACCAGCTCATGAAATATTTTTGGAGTAATGGTAATCTTATCCAGAAACTCATTGTTTTCAAAAAAAATAGATATAGGTAAAATATGGATATTATACATATCAAGCAGTTTTTCCGGGATATCAGCAATTGAATCAGTAACCAGAGCAATAGTAGGATGTTTTTTATGGGAAGATATAAATTGTTTTTTCATATCGTCAACTTTTGGGTTTACAATATTTGCAAAATTGCTAAGATTTAAAAATACCTCTGCAGGATTGTTGGTATGAATATGTATACGGGTTTTTCGGGTATTTCCGGCAACTATAATAGAATCGCCCAAATTCTCTAACATATTTCTTATTTCACTCATTTTTTCAGGCTGAATATTGATTAACATGGTCTCTATACAATAGCGGTATGTTAAATCAAAATCAGCTTCCGGCATAGGTTCAAATTTTTCTACTGATAATTCATGTTGTTTAACAATCTCTCTGAGATTACCATAACGGATAAATTGACCCATACCTTCTAACAAGTGCACAAATCCTTTACCCCCAGCGTCGACTACATTTGCATCTCGCAAAGCTTTCAATTGATTAGGGGTATTATTTAAAGCCTCTCGTGCTTTTAACAGTGCAGAGTGAAAAAGCTCATCAAAGTCATGACTCTTATTCTTCATATCATAAACTGCTTGTGCCCATACTTTTATAACCGAGAGCATTGTCCCTTCTACCGGATGAAGAATTGCATTATAAACAGATGGTATAGCATCTTTGACAGATTCTCCAAAAGTTTGAATATTTAATGTTTTTTGATTACCAACTGCATTAGCCCAGCCATTAAAAAATTGTGCAAAGATAATACCAGAGTTTCCTCTAGCTCCGGACAGTGCTGCGTCAGCCATTGATTGCAAAGTTATATTGACATTCTTTGATGCCTTAACTTCCTGGAGCATATTGTTAATAGTGTAAGCCAGATTTGTTCCGGTATCTCCGTCAGGAACAGGAAAAACGTTTATTTTATTGAGTTTTTCTTTTTGTCGAATAATCTCATTAGCACCGGAAATGAAGGCATAATAAAGTCGTTTTCCGTTCAGGTATTTAATTGGCATTAAACCGTTTCCTTTAAATATAGATTTATATTTGCATTGTAACTGAATTATCAATGTTTAACAATAAATATTTATAAATATATAAGTTATTAAAACCTACTACAAATTGTTGCAAAATGGTATTTTTTGGGTTATTGTTCAATAGAAAAGATTTGTTTAAATTTTTCCTGAATAATTCACCTGTTGCTCAGAAAAAACAATAAAAATTTAAAAACAATAGATATAAGGAAGGAGAAAATATAATTTGGGATGGAAAGATAAGAAAAAGTCATCTACTGATTGGTATATTCATAATTGGACTTTTTTGGGTTGGGTCGAGACGATAATAAAAACTATTGCAATAATAATTGGCATATTGTCTTTTTATTTAAGTTTTGACTCACAAGATTGGGTTATTCCTTCAGGGGTACAACTGGTTCAACTGCTTGTTTTAGGGCTTTTATCATTGGGAATATTTTTTGCCATTTTTAATCGCTGGAAAAATAAGGAAATTATATCCATGTTTTTTGTTATATTGAACAATATTGGCCATTGGGGAATGTTCTTGTCATTACTTAGAGATACAGGCTGGTTCTATTTGCCATATTTTGCACTCTTAATGATGTTGGGAGATTTGGTCAAAATCCTATTTTTAAAGCAAACCGGTTATACTGAAAGGAATATTTTACCCAGTCTTTTTATTTATGCTACCCTTGTTTTTGTTATCGGGTATGGGCTCATTGATTTATTAAGCTGCCTGAATTAACCAGCAAAGAATATATTTTTTGATTTTTAAATCCTTTAATAAAAGATTAAGGAGGAAATATTTTTGGATAGAGACAGGAGATATCTTTTAATTTTGAAAGAAGTAAAAGTTGCTTCATATGATATTGATTTTGTGGGCATTGTTAGCAATATTAGTTATATTCGTTGGTTGGAGGATTTGCGTTTAGCATGGCTGGAAAAATATTTTTCTTTAACAAAACAAATGGAAGCAGGATTTATACCAATATTGCTGGAAACTCATATCCAATATCAGCATGCAATTCGCATGTCCGATAAGGTAAAGGGAATAATGTGGGTTAGTAGGCTTCATTCTCATAAGTGGAAAGTTAAGGCAGAATTTGTTGTTAACGAAAAGGTAATGGCTATAGCTGAACAAAAGGGTGTTTTTATAGACCAGGTTCAATGGAGACCAATTCGTATTCCTGAAGAGTTGAAAGAAATTTATAGAAAGGAAAAGGAAGAGAGACAAAAAGACTAATTTTAGAAAGAGGTGAATAGCATATTCTGGTATCATATCTTGCTTTAACAGCGCGAATAGTATTCGTTGCTTTTGAAAAGATTGTTGTTAGATTACTGGGGGATCGTCAGGGCAATGTTGATTATAACCTGTCAGCAACTTTTTTATTCTTTATCTTTGGAGCACTTATTTTAACTCCATTGGCTTCTTTTGTCCCCATAAAGAATTTTATCTTTTTACTGCCTTGTTATGGCAGCAGTTTACTCTATACAGTATATTCTTATTCTTTTGTTACTTCTCTGGCAACAGGAGAAACATCTTTGGTAACTCCGATATACAGTTTAAATGGGTTAATTCTACTAATATTTTCTTTTCTTTTCCTTTCAGAACCATTTACAATAACTAAAATTATGGGGGTTATTTTAATGATAATCGGGGTTTCGCTGCTGAAAGATGCCAAAAATCCATTCTATTCAGCGCGATATATCTTTACTGATATTCCCAGCCGAATGATGTTTTTAGCGGTTACCAGCCAATGTTTAGGGAGGGTTATTGATAAATATTATCTTCCCAGTGTTCATCCCGTTACTTATTCTACGATATTATACTTTTTTATTGCTTTTAATTTACTGGTTATTTTGCTGATTAGAGGGAAGGTAAATACAATATTAAAAGTTTTTAATAAAAAACCGAAACTGTCAATAACCAGTGGACTGATAAATGGATTTTCGTATTTATTTTTACTCTATGCCATGCAACAGATTGATTTAAGTCTTGCTGAACCTTTAACCAATCTTTCCCTGGTTCTAACTCTATTATTTTCATTCCTGTTTTTTAAGGAAAATGTAATAGAGAAATTGCCAGGCTCCATTCTTATTCTTTTGGGTGGATGGTTTTTATATTTGAATTTTTAAGTGAATTGTATTATATTTTACACTTAAAGCAATAAATATTAAAATTCTTATCATGAATTTAATTGAGTCTACTATACATATAAAATTGAAAGGAAATATGTTTTGGAAAATACAGGAAATAATAAAAATAATCTTACAATCAGAGAGGCTGAACTATCAGACGTACCTGTGCTATTGGCATTGATTAAAGAATTAGCAGTATATGAAAAACTAAGTGACATGGTAGTTACAGACGAAGAAGCTGTTTGCAAAACTTTATTTGGGGATAAGCCATATGCAGAAGCTTTATTGGCTATTTGGGAAGGTCGAGCGGCAGGAATGGTTATTTTTTTTCACAATTATTCAACCTTTCTGGGGAAACCGGGTTTTTATATTGAGGATCTCTATGTAAAAGAAGAATTTCGTGGATTGGGTATTGGCAAAGAATTGTTATTAAAATGTGTTGAAATTGCCAGAGAAAGAGATTGCGGGAGAATGGAGTGGTTAGTTTTAAATTGGAATCCTGCCAGAGAGTTTTATGAAAAACTGGGTGCTTACCCCCTGGATGAATGGACCGTTTATCGCTTGGATAAAGATGCCATGGAAGATCTTATCCGGTAAAGATATAATCTAAATTAATATTTCAAGAAAGAGGGGATGGGCAAATATTTTAAACCCGATTATATTTCCATTTCCCTTTTTTGTAATATATTACCATAACGATCAGTTCGATTAATTCTGCCAGTAAAAATCCTATCCAGATATAATGGACAGGCAGAGACAGAATATAGACTATCAAAAAAGAGTAGGGAATCTGGAATAACCAGCGTGATACGACTCCAGAGACTAAGAAAGGAAGATTGAATCCTGAGCCGGAAAAAACAGTATTCAGCCCCATGGAAAGAGCAACAGCAATAAAACTGGGAGCAATAATATAAATCATGTTTTTGCCAATTTCAATAACTTCGTTGTGATTAATAAATAATTTAATAATATGTTCAGGGAAACATATTATTATAGCAACTATAATACCTGTGACAATGCTTCCTAAAAAAGCAGCCCATAGTGCAGTTTTATGAGTTCTTTCAACTTGATTAGCGCCAAGGTTTTGACCGGCAACCGTACTTCCCCCCATGGATAATCCTAATAGAGGAA
Above is a genomic segment from Atribacterota bacterium containing:
- a CDS encoding DUF1295 domain-containing protein, which produces MLSIFFPSAVLIFIYFTIFFITAQIIKNNSIVDIGWGFGFILVTLFTFFFSEVITARSILVSVLVITWGSRLSYYILKRNWGKPEDFRYAKWRREWGKWIYIRGFFQIFMLQGLFLLIISSPVILINHSQQQGLQLLDYLGTIIWITGFLFESVGDYQLAQFIKKPKNKGNIMKYGLWKYTRHPNYFGEATMWWGIYIIALSLPRGFWLVISPLTITLLLLFVSGVPMLEKKFADNPKFQEYARETSKFFPWFPKSTKEKE
- a CDS encoding lipocalin family protein, with product MSRKKFYLMVLILVSLFFSSCAIIGTPVLDSIETVDQVDLERYTGVWYEIASLPTTFAKNLVCVTATYTIMEDGKVEVLNQGYKGSTDGKLSSITGTAWVPNPEEPGQLKVRFFPIIPPSQYNIIVLDEEEYSYAMVTGKNYNYLWILSRTPQMESETYDMLIQKAEDWGFDVAQIKVTPQTCW
- a CDS encoding GNAT family N-acetyltransferase, with translation MENTGNNKNNLTIREAELSDVPVLLALIKELAVYEKLSDMVVTDEEAVCKTLFGDKPYAEALLAIWEGRAAGMVIFFHNYSTFLGKPGFYIEDLYVKEEFRGLGIGKELLLKCVEIARERDCGRMEWLVLNWNPAREFYEKLGAYPLDEWTVYRLDKDAMEDLIR
- a CDS encoding DegV family protein, which encodes MPIKYLNGKRLYYAFISGANEIIRQKEKLNKINVFPVPDGDTGTNLAYTINNMLQEVKASKNVNITLQSMADAALSGARGNSGIIFAQFFNGWANAVGNQKTLNIQTFGESVKDAIPSVYNAILHPVEGTMLSVIKVWAQAVYDMKNKSHDFDELFHSALLKAREALNNTPNQLKALRDANVVDAGGKGFVHLLEGMGQFIRYGNLREIVKQHELSVEKFEPMPEADFDLTYRYCIETMLINIQPEKMSEIRNMLENLGDSIIVAGNTRKTRIHIHTNNPAEVFLNLSNFANIVNPKVDDMKKQFISSHKKHPTIALVTDSIADIPEKLLDMYNIHILPISIFFENNEFLDKITITPKIFHELVEKTNNFPTSSQPGVKVVEGLLQYLSSYYDSVIALMVSGKISGTINSVFQAAGKLRETGYNIDVIDSKLNSAAQGLLVQKTAELIDTGLGHDAIIEKIHDLIPKVKIMVSVSNFKYMVQSGRVSPFKGNLAKILNLKPIISLDEEGNGIAFAKAFSRKANFNKILNIIQENNQKNPITRYCIVHSQAPKLAEQYRKSLLTILQKEPQYIEEVSSVVAMASGKGAVAVGFMSEE
- the mscL gene encoding large-conductance mechanosensitive channel protein MscL; its protein translation is MLDEFKKFIMRGNVLDMAVGIVIGAAFGSIITSFVKDVIMPPIGLLLGGIDFSNLFILLKQGTTPGPYLTVAEAQEAGAVTMNYGLFINTIISFLIIALAIFLVIRKVNSMKKKEEVPPPSTKECPHCFTLIPVKATRCPNCTSELAKGK
- a CDS encoding EamA family transporter; protein product: MSATFLFFIFGALILTPLASFVPIKNFIFLLPCYGSSLLYTVYSYSFVTSLATGETSLVTPIYSLNGLILLIFSFLFLSEPFTITKIMGVILMIIGVSLLKDAKNPFYSARYIFTDIPSRMMFLAVTSQCLGRVIDKYYLPSVHPVTYSTILYFFIAFNLLVILLIRGKVNTILKVFNKKPKLSITSGLINGFSYLFLLYAMQQIDLSLAEPLTNLSLVLTLLFSFLFFKENVIEKLPGSILILLGGWFLYLNF
- a CDS encoding thioesterase family protein — translated: MDRDRRYLLILKEVKVASYDIDFVGIVSNISYIRWLEDLRLAWLEKYFSLTKQMEAGFIPILLETHIQYQHAIRMSDKVKGIMWVSRLHSHKWKVKAEFVVNEKVMAIAEQKGVFIDQVQWRPIRIPEELKEIYRKEKEERQKD